The following coding sequences are from one Gossypium raimondii isolate GPD5lz chromosome 4, ASM2569854v1, whole genome shotgun sequence window:
- the LOC105779195 gene encoding probable calcium-binding protein CML46 — METSSANSNSNMILLFHGFSCYNTVKSYVSRYWSFSPQSQTSDWDLKDQKSGFSSKEVLSGGERLCRKEVEILMGNLGIFCSQESEEQLNESYGCEEISRLFEQEPSLEEVKQAFDVFDVNKDGFIDAEELQRVLCVLGLKQGLKLENCNNMINTFDEDGDGRIDFQEFVKFMENSFC; from the coding sequence ATGGAAACATCATCTGCAAACTCAAACTCCAATATGATACTGTTGTTCCATGGTTTTTCATGCTATAACACCGTTAAAAGCTATGTCTCAAGATATTGGTCGTTTTCTCCACAATCCCAGACTTCAGATTGGGACCTGAAGGACCAGAAATCTGGGTTTTCAAGCAAGGAAGTTTTATCTGGTGGTGAGAGATTATGTAGAAAAGAAGTGGAGATTTTGATGGGGAACCTGGGGATTTTTTGCAGCCAAGAAAGTGAAGAACAGTTGAATGAATCATACGGTTGTGAGGAGATTTCAAGGTTGTTTGAACAAGAGCCAAGCTTGGAAGAAGTGAAGCAAGCTTTTGATGTTTTTGATGTGAATAAAGATGGGTTTATTGATGCAGAGGAATTGCAGAGAGTTCTGTGTGTTTTGGGGTTGAAACAAGGTTTAAAGCTGGAAAACTGCAACAACATGATCAATACCTTTGACGAAGATGGTGATGGCAGAATAGATTTTCAGGAatttgtaaaattcatggaGAACAGTTTTTGCTGA
- the LOC105779191 gene encoding putative F-box/FBD/LRR-repeat protein At1g66300 isoform X3, with the protein MSEGQDWISVLPDEILHHILSFLTTKQSIQTCILSKRWIDLWKFTPVIDIQMATPYHETTPSERTFIHNTLTQHQAFKLHKFSLDFSYEALYAVANVQLQHYIEFAISRQFLAREYEVNNNGWKIFENLKVFAWFGPLGKECDLIALIDFLVHCPSLEKIEIDFRFSFSEEAGEHRPPFALERPFVENSGDGQPTVGFLDNVKKIIIHHFFGYKSEIEFIKHLMQKAVVLETLSLTYHRLEFGPEYVSRGYTSCPPKELVQEEIFSLSTASSNVHISFHDTYHKLGF; encoded by the exons ATGTCTGAAGGACAAGATTGGATCAGCGTATTACCAGATGAAATTCTCCATCACATTCTGTCTTTCTTGACAACCAAACAATCGATTCAAACCTGCATCTTGTCCAAAAGATGGATCGACCTCTGGAAATTCACCCCTGTCATCGACATTCAAATGGCAACTCCTTACCATGAGACCACTCCATCTGAACGTACCTTCATACACAACACTTTGACCCAACACCAAGCCTTCAAACTCCATAAGTTCAGCCTTGACTTCTCCTACGAAGCCTTATACGCTGTCGCTAATGTTCAACTTCAACACTACATTGAGTTTGCCATTTCAAGACAG TTTCTTGCTAGAGAATATGAGGTGAACAACAATGGATGGAAAATATTCGAAAATCTAAAGGTATTTGCTTGGTTTGGTCCATTGGGAAAAGAGTGTGATCTCATTGCACTAATTGACTTCTTGGTTCATTGCCCTTCCCTAGAGAAGATTGAAATAGAT TTCAGATTTTCCTTCTCGGAAGAGGCTGGTGAGCATAGACCACCTTTTGCTTTGGAGCGTCCGTTTGTTGAGAACAGTGGAGATGGGCAACCAACAGTTGGATTTCTGGATAATGTGAAGAAAATTATCATACATCACTTCTTTGGCTATAAAAGTGAGATTGAATTTATCAAGCATCTAATGCAGAAGGCAGTTGTTCTTGAGACTTTATCATTAACTTACCATAGGCTTGAATTCGGCCCTGAATACGTTAGTCGTGGATATACTAGTTGCCCTCCTAAAGAGTTGGTTCAAGAAGAGATTTTTAGCTTGTCTACAGCTTCCTCTAATGTTCATATATCGTTTCATGATACTTATCACAAGTTAGGATTCTAG
- the LOC105779191 gene encoding putative F-box/LRR-repeat protein At5g02700 isoform X1 translates to MSEGQDWISVLPDEILHHILSFLTTKQSIQTCILSKRWIDLWKFTPVIDIQMATPYHETTPSERTFIHNTLTQHQAFKLHKFSLDFSYEALYAVANVQLQHYIEFAISRQVQILSVSIELLFEYFCYVLPNVFYSHDNVPSLEQVSLKGFLFNPNPPCDLPFASLKALCLFDCAIDDGTLKGLLSYFPVLESLTIDLCHRLLNFKASWCQSMTLKHLVVRCMDNPGFNLEIDSSSLSSFKVDGNTVKISVSSLSSIDEAKIFRSRYYPYMQNFDTRTWLRNLAHVKKFGVNSWFSQFLAREYEVNNNGWKIFENLKVFAWFGPLGKECDLIALIDFLVHCPSLEKIEIDFRFSFSEEAGEHRPPFALERPFVENSGDGQPTVGFLDNVKKIIIHHFFGYKSEIEFIKHLMQKAVVLETLSLTYHRLEFGPEYVSRGYTSCPPKELVQEEIFSLSTASSNVHISFHDTYHKLGF, encoded by the exons ATGTCTGAAGGACAAGATTGGATCAGCGTATTACCAGATGAAATTCTCCATCACATTCTGTCTTTCTTGACAACCAAACAATCGATTCAAACCTGCATCTTGTCCAAAAGATGGATCGACCTCTGGAAATTCACCCCTGTCATCGACATTCAAATGGCAACTCCTTACCATGAGACCACTCCATCTGAACGTACCTTCATACACAACACTTTGACCCAACACCAAGCCTTCAAACTCCATAAGTTCAGCCTTGACTTCTCCTACGAAGCCTTATACGCTGTCGCTAATGTTCAACTTCAACACTACATTGAGTTTGCCATTTCAAGACAGGTTCAGATTCTCTCAGTTTCAATTGAGTTACTCTTTGAATACTTTTGTTATGTTTTGCCTAACGTGTTTTATTCCCATGATAATGTCCCATCATTAGAACAAGTTTCTTTAAAGGGTTTTCTTTTCAATCCAAATCCACCATGTGATCTACCCTTTGCTTCTCTGAAAGCCCTTTGCCTCTTTGATTGTGCGATTGACGATGGAACTCTAAAGGGCTTGTTATCTTACTTTCCTGTTCTTGAAAGCTTGACAATCGATTTGTGCCATAGATTACTCAACTTCAAAGCTTCTTGGTGTCAAAGTATGACGCTTAAACACCTTGTAGTTAGATGCATGGATAACCCTGGTTTCAATCTAGAAATTGATTCGTCAAGTTTGTCAAGTTTTAAAGTCGATGGAAATACAGTGAAGATCTCAGTCAGTTCATTGTCTTCCATTGATGAAGCCAAAATTTTTCGATCCAGATATTATCCATATATGCAAAACTTTGACACTAGAACATGGTTAAGAAATCTTGCCCatgtaaaaaaatttggtgTGAATTCTTGGTTTTCTCAG TTTCTTGCTAGAGAATATGAGGTGAACAACAATGGATGGAAAATATTCGAAAATCTAAAGGTATTTGCTTGGTTTGGTCCATTGGGAAAAGAGTGTGATCTCATTGCACTAATTGACTTCTTGGTTCATTGCCCTTCCCTAGAGAAGATTGAAATAGAT TTCAGATTTTCCTTCTCGGAAGAGGCTGGTGAGCATAGACCACCTTTTGCTTTGGAGCGTCCGTTTGTTGAGAACAGTGGAGATGGGCAACCAACAGTTGGATTTCTGGATAATGTGAAGAAAATTATCATACATCACTTCTTTGGCTATAAAAGTGAGATTGAATTTATCAAGCATCTAATGCAGAAGGCAGTTGTTCTTGAGACTTTATCATTAACTTACCATAGGCTTGAATTCGGCCCTGAATACGTTAGTCGTGGATATACTAGTTGCCCTCCTAAAGAGTTGGTTCAAGAAGAGATTTTTAGCTTGTCTACAGCTTCCTCTAATGTTCATATATCGTTTCATGATACTTATCACAAGTTAGGATTCTAG
- the LOC105779191 gene encoding putative F-box/LRR-repeat protein At3g28410 isoform X2, translated as MSEGQDWISVLPDEILHHILSFLTTKQSIQTCILSKRWIDLWKFTPVIDIQMATPYHETTPSERTFIHNTLTQHQAFKLHKFSLDFSYEALYAVANVQLQHYIEFAISRQVQILSVSIELLFEYFCYVLPNVFYSHDNVPSLEQVSLKGFLFNPNPPCDLPFASLKALCLFDCAIDDGTLKGLLSYFPVLESLTIDLCHRLLNFKASWCQSMTLKHLVVRCMDNPGFNLEIDSSSLSSFKVDGNTVKISVSSLSSIDEAKIFRSRYYPYMQNFDTRTWLRNLAHVKKFGVNSWFSQFLAREYEVNNNGWKIFENLKFRFSFSEEAGEHRPPFALERPFVENSGDGQPTVGFLDNVKKIIIHHFFGYKSEIEFIKHLMQKAVVLETLSLTYHRLEFGPEYVSRGYTSCPPKELVQEEIFSLSTASSNVHISFHDTYHKLGF; from the exons ATGTCTGAAGGACAAGATTGGATCAGCGTATTACCAGATGAAATTCTCCATCACATTCTGTCTTTCTTGACAACCAAACAATCGATTCAAACCTGCATCTTGTCCAAAAGATGGATCGACCTCTGGAAATTCACCCCTGTCATCGACATTCAAATGGCAACTCCTTACCATGAGACCACTCCATCTGAACGTACCTTCATACACAACACTTTGACCCAACACCAAGCCTTCAAACTCCATAAGTTCAGCCTTGACTTCTCCTACGAAGCCTTATACGCTGTCGCTAATGTTCAACTTCAACACTACATTGAGTTTGCCATTTCAAGACAGGTTCAGATTCTCTCAGTTTCAATTGAGTTACTCTTTGAATACTTTTGTTATGTTTTGCCTAACGTGTTTTATTCCCATGATAATGTCCCATCATTAGAACAAGTTTCTTTAAAGGGTTTTCTTTTCAATCCAAATCCACCATGTGATCTACCCTTTGCTTCTCTGAAAGCCCTTTGCCTCTTTGATTGTGCGATTGACGATGGAACTCTAAAGGGCTTGTTATCTTACTTTCCTGTTCTTGAAAGCTTGACAATCGATTTGTGCCATAGATTACTCAACTTCAAAGCTTCTTGGTGTCAAAGTATGACGCTTAAACACCTTGTAGTTAGATGCATGGATAACCCTGGTTTCAATCTAGAAATTGATTCGTCAAGTTTGTCAAGTTTTAAAGTCGATGGAAATACAGTGAAGATCTCAGTCAGTTCATTGTCTTCCATTGATGAAGCCAAAATTTTTCGATCCAGATATTATCCATATATGCAAAACTTTGACACTAGAACATGGTTAAGAAATCTTGCCCatgtaaaaaaatttggtgTGAATTCTTGGTTTTCTCAG TTTCTTGCTAGAGAATATGAGGTGAACAACAATGGATGGAAAATATTCGAAAATCTAAAG TTCAGATTTTCCTTCTCGGAAGAGGCTGGTGAGCATAGACCACCTTTTGCTTTGGAGCGTCCGTTTGTTGAGAACAGTGGAGATGGGCAACCAACAGTTGGATTTCTGGATAATGTGAAGAAAATTATCATACATCACTTCTTTGGCTATAAAAGTGAGATTGAATTTATCAAGCATCTAATGCAGAAGGCAGTTGTTCTTGAGACTTTATCATTAACTTACCATAGGCTTGAATTCGGCCCTGAATACGTTAGTCGTGGATATACTAGTTGCCCTCCTAAAGAGTTGGTTCAAGAAGAGATTTTTAGCTTGTCTACAGCTTCCTCTAATGTTCATATATCGTTTCATGATACTTATCACAAGTTAGGATTCTAG
- the LOC105779197 gene encoding 54S ribosomal protein L51, mitochondrial: MALRGVWQLKKLIVSYCDWGGSSRGIRAFMESELPTFKEKNPQLEVVTELIRGQHPHLKGFYKNKNERVVCVKNMTPEDILLYATRLRNALGRKVVKLKTRHVTKHPSVQGTWTTDVKF; this comes from the exons atgGCATTGCGAGGAGTTTGGCAACTTAAAAAGCTGATTGTAAGCTATTGTGATTGGGGAGGTAGTAGTAGGGGCATCAG GGCATTTATGGAGTCAGAGTTACCAACTTTTAAAGAGAAAAACcctcagcttgaggtggttACTGAACTCATTCGTGGGCAGCATCCACATTTGAAAGGCTTTTACA AGAACAAAAACGAGCGGGTGGTATGCGTGAAGAATATGACTCCTGAAGATATCCTTCTTTATGCAACCAGGCTAAGAAACGCATTGGGAAGAAAGGTGGTGAAATTGAAGACAAGGCATGTAACTAAACACCCTAGTGTGCAAGGTACATGGACAACTGATGTGAAATTTTGA